The Pan troglodytes isolate AG18354 chromosome 17, NHGRI_mPanTro3-v2.0_pri, whole genome shotgun sequence genome includes a region encoding these proteins:
- the LOC101057686 gene encoding mitochondrial mRNA pseudouridine synthase RPUSD3-like: MDCRRVLGRFWSGWRRGLGVRPVPEDAGFGTEARHQRQPRGSRQRSGPLGDQPFPGLLPKNLSREELVDALRAAVVDRKGPLVTLNKPQGLPVTGKPGELTLFSVLPELSQSLGLREQELQVVRASGKESSGLVLLSSCPQTASRLQKYFIHARRAQRPTAIYCAVTDGIPAASEGKIQAALKLEHIDAVNLTVPVKAPSRKDILEGVKKTLSHFRVVATGSGCALVQLQPLTGFRSVSQAQSAVA; this comes from the coding sequence aTGGACTGCCGCCGTGTTTTGGGCCGGTTCTGGAGTGGCTGGCGGCGGGGCCTGGGTGTCCGCCCAGTGCCCGAGGACGCAGGCTTTGGCACCGAAGCCCGGCATCAGAGGCAACCCCGCGGCTCCCGCCAACGGTCGGGGCCCCTCGGGGACCAGCCCTTCCCGGGGCTGCTGCCAAAAAACCTCAGTCGGGAGGAGTTGGTTGATGCGCTGCGGGCAGCCGTGGTGGACCGGAAAGGACCTCTAGTGACGTTGAACAAGCCACAGGGTCTACCAGTGACAGGAAAACCAGGAGAGCTGACGTTGTTCTCAGTGCTGCCAGAGCTGAGCCAGTCCCTAGGGCTCAGGGAGCAGGAGCTTCAGGTTGTCCGAGCATCTGGGAAAGAAAGCTCTGGGCTTGTACTCCTCTCCAGCTGTCCCCAGACAGCTAGTCGCCTCCAGAAGTACTTCATCCATGCACGAAGAGCCCAGAGGCCCACAGCCATCTACTGTGCTGTCACTGATGGGATCCCAGCTGCTTCTGAGGGGAAGATCCAGGCTGCCCTGAAACTGGAACACATTGATGCGGTCAATCTCACAGTTCCAGTGAAGGCCCCATCCCGAAAGGACATCCTGGAAGGTGTCAAGAAGACTCTCAGTCACTTTCGTGTGGTAGCCACAGGCTCTGGCTGTgccctggtccagctgcagccactgacagggtttcgctctgtctcccaggctcagagcgcagtggcatga